GTCTTCGCTATAGAAATCATAAATGTATCGGAGGCGGTTACGTTTTCTGTAACTCGTGCATCATAGTTGATATCCACATTAATGAGGTTTGCATCTCCCTGAAAATGATATGAACTCCCTGAGGTGGCAAAGGTTGCAAGATCAACTTTATGGCCGGAAAATATATTCCGTGATCTGTACTTCACATTTGAGAGCCGGAAAATAGCGTCTTTTATTACAGTAACTTCCCTGCCTATATCTATTCTGTCAACAGCATTCCTTGAGCCGTTTGTTCCATCCACTATGAGTTCTTGTAAGCGCTGCAGGTTATCTGTTAATGTCTCCATTGTGGTATCGGAGATTTCCAAAAACCCCTTGGCGTCATCCATATTTCTTCTGAACTGGTCGTTGTTGGTTATAGAGAGTTTGTAATCAAGGACTTTTGACATACCGATTGTGTCGTCGGAGGGGCGGTTTATTCTAAGCCCCGTGGCCATCTGTTCCTGTGTCTCATATAGTTTTGCAAAGCTACTCTGGAAGCTATACTTGACCCTGTCGTTTGTCAAAAATTGTGACATTCTTACGCTCATAAGTTCACCAATATTTTCAGCATTTCATCCGTTACACTCACCAACCTGGCCGCTGCTTCAAACCCTTTTTGGAACTTTACGAGATTCATTGCCTCCTCATCAAGCGACACACCGGAGACACTATCTCTTTGCAACTGCAACTGCTGCGTTACATTCTTTGTAAATTTAAGGTTGTCTTTTGCTGATCTGGCAAATCCACCCTCAGTTGTTACTATGTTGTTATAGTAGGTATTAAATGTGGAGTTTGTGAGTTCACTCTGCCTGCTCAGGCTTAATGTTACCATAGCAAGAGCATTAATATTATCACCATACTTTCCTAATACAGTACTTGCTGCTGCAACGTCATTTGTTTGTTTTATGGCCACTCCTGCGTTAGTCACCGCTGCATCTGTGGGAGAGAGCTTGATAACATCACCTCTATTAGGTGTTCCGGTGAGTTTTACCTGCATACCGTCTATCAGCAGAGTGTCGCCCCCAACTACACTGCCTGAACCAGTGATTGATTGCAAGTGTATATCGTAGAGCTGGTAATTGTTGGAGTCTGTAAATCTAACCTCATAGTTTTTATAAGTCAGTGATGTCCTGTCATATATGCTTGTAGATGAAACATCCATGCCGGATGATTTCTTTATAAGCGCAACAGGCTTCAGATCATTGAAAAAATCCTTATTCCTTGCCGATATGTAGTATGTATCCCCTGAGCTGGGTATGTATCCAAAGTGAACATTAATACCGTTAAATGCTATGTCTCCCCCCACTGATGCTAACGATGCCATTGTTGCGCCGGTGTAAATATTATCGTAGCTTACTGCCGAGCCATTGCGATACAGGTCATAAGTCGTAGAAGATGTAAATTTAATCTGATACTCGCCGGAAGTGAAATTAGCAAAATCTGTGAGCGTAACAGAGTTTAAATTGCCGCTAGTGGTATTGTCAGGGGTTTTGTTAGTGACAGTGATGTCACTTGCCACAGGGGATATGCCAAATCCGCTGGAATGAATTATATTGACCTTGTTAGTTATTGTTCCAATTATTTTTCTTAACTCTGTAAGAGCATACGGTATCCCGATTTGGTCACTGTTTTTCATCTGAAAAATAGATGCAAGCCTTCCGCCGGTTATTCTGTCTGTTATATTTATATTGTCTAATA
The nucleotide sequence above comes from Nitrospirae bacterium YQR-1. Encoded proteins:
- the flgL gene encoding flagellar hook-associated protein FlgL encodes the protein MSQFLTNDRVKYSFQSSFAKLYETQEQMATGLRINRPSDDTIGMSKVLDYKLSITNNDQFRRNMDDAKGFLEISDTTMETLTDNLQRLQELIVDGTNGSRNAVDRIDIGREVTVIKDAIFRLSNVKYRSRNIFSGHKVDLATFATSGSSYHFQGDANLINVDINYDARVTENVTASDTFMISIAKTQTITLERGLYAHYIPSTKTIGQSVMLGTVPTIQNYDVPQITITISTSTDATAAGIKSSSFTNYMELVQGLETSFNTNDADMMEAYLRPIQIALDNTTTVRATIGARINYIDRTYNANDDNTMHTQGVLSHYQDADLTEVASNLTKSELALQALRQSSFQIMSQSLLDYLK
- the flgK gene encoding flagellar hook-associated protein FlgK, producing the protein MSIGSLFDIARSGIMVTKAALDVTGNNIANVNTPGYSKQEASLSTAVSSYTSYGYMGRGVDLQDIERRVDNFLEKQLLQENHSIGKYTVLDDMYSAIENSFNEQAGVGLMSVISGYFDAWKDVSANPDTLEQRNVLISKGTELVAKAKQIERNFQDLSRSLGVELPNIIERVNNIASNIAYLNERIAEGEAGTNKQSNDFRDQRGALLTELSQLVKFDTLEDNSGRTTVIIGDRNLVSGSIVHNLSQDITADGKDKLLLDNINITDRITGGRLASIFQMKNSDQIGIPYALTELRKIIGTITNKVNIIHSSGFGISPVASDITVTNKTPDNTTSGNLNSVTLTDFANFTSGEYQIKFTSSTTYDLYRNGSAVSYDNIYTGATMASLASVGGDIAFNGINVHFGYIPSSGDTYYISARNKDFFNDLKPVALIKKSSGMDVSSTSIYDRTSLTYKNYEVRFTDSNNYQLYDIHLQSITGSGSVVGGDTLLIDGMQVKLTGTPNRGDVIKLSPTDAAVTNAGVAIKQTNDVAAASTVLGKYGDNINALAMVTLSLSRQSELTNSTFNTYYNNIVTTEGGFARSAKDNLKFTKNVTQQLQLQRDSVSGVSLDEEAMNLVKFQKGFEAAARLVSVTDEMLKILVNL